In Paractinoplanes brasiliensis, the following proteins share a genomic window:
- a CDS encoding EscU/YscU/HrcU family type III secretion system export apparatus switch protein has product MSGEKTEQPTPQKLKKAKREGQIGRSQDIGAWFGMLAASVMLPRTLESAMGHAEEIVKQFPDVIADPQPAQALALLKEAGMGTVWAVLPLSLTMMVVGIAAAGAQGGIRVATKLFIPKFNRLNPWPGLKRMLGPQALWEGTKALVKTGVLAGVLYATTKDVFPALMSAGQLPLPALFGTVVDAALNLIRAASVAGIAMAAADYFVVRRRTNKQLRMTKEEVKQEYKNSEGDPLIKAQIRARQMAMARNRQMADVPTADVVMVNPTHVAVALRYEPQKGAPRVVAKGQGPLATKIRELAGEHRVPMVEDKPLARALYGGVEVGSEIPAEFFGAVARVLAFVMSLKAKGSAAGLHRNPHSESEAA; this is encoded by the coding sequence ATGTCGGGCGAGAAAACCGAACAACCGACACCCCAGAAACTCAAGAAGGCCAAGCGAGAGGGCCAGATCGGCCGCAGCCAGGACATCGGGGCCTGGTTCGGCATGCTGGCCGCGAGCGTCATGCTGCCGCGCACCCTGGAATCGGCGATGGGACACGCCGAGGAGATCGTGAAGCAGTTCCCCGACGTCATCGCCGACCCGCAGCCGGCGCAGGCGCTGGCCCTGCTCAAAGAGGCCGGCATGGGCACCGTGTGGGCGGTGCTGCCGCTCTCGCTGACGATGATGGTGGTCGGCATCGCGGCGGCCGGGGCCCAGGGCGGCATCCGGGTCGCGACCAAGCTGTTCATCCCCAAGTTCAACCGCCTCAACCCGTGGCCCGGGCTCAAGCGCATGCTCGGCCCGCAGGCCCTCTGGGAGGGCACCAAGGCCCTGGTCAAGACCGGCGTGCTGGCCGGCGTGCTCTACGCCACCACCAAGGACGTCTTCCCGGCGCTGATGAGCGCCGGGCAGTTGCCGTTGCCCGCGCTGTTCGGCACGGTCGTGGACGCCGCCCTCAACCTGATCCGGGCCGCCTCCGTGGCCGGCATCGCGATGGCCGCGGCCGACTACTTCGTCGTGCGCCGGCGCACCAACAAGCAGCTGCGCATGACCAAGGAAGAGGTCAAGCAGGAATACAAGAACAGCGAGGGCGACCCGCTGATCAAGGCACAGATCCGGGCCCGGCAGATGGCGATGGCGCGGAACCGGCAGATGGCCGACGTGCCGACCGCCGACGTGGTGATGGTCAACCCGACCCACGTGGCCGTGGCGCTGCGCTACGAGCCGCAGAAGGGCGCGCCGCGTGTGGTCGCCAAGGGCCAGGGCCCGCTCGCCACCAAGATCCGGGAACTGGCGGGGGAGCACCGGGTCCCCATGGTCGAGGACAAGCCGCTGGCCCGGGCGCTGTACGGCGGCGTCGAGGTGGGCAGCGAGATCCCGGCCGAGTTCTTCGGCGCGGTGGCCCGGGTGCTGGCGTTCGTCATGAGCCTGAAGGCGAAGGGCTCGGCGGCAGGCCTGCACCGCAACCCTCATTCCGAATCAGAAGCCGCATAA
- the flhA gene encoding flagellar biosynthesis protein FlhA yields the protein MKNRNISRLAIPVGVIGIILMMVVPMPTVLLDTLIALNITAALLILLVSMFVQKPLDFSVFPALLLVATLFRLALNISATRLVLRDGDAGKVIHAFGSFVVGGNLVIGLVIFLILVIVQMVVVTKGAERVAEVGARFTLDAMPGKQMAIDADLNAGLIDEDQAKKRRAEVAAEAEFYGAMDGGSKFVKGDAIAAIIITLINLVGGFAIGVAQQGMAAGDAMNHYSLLSIGDGLVSQIPALLLSVATGLIVTRSATSGDMGSTVTAQLSQNKLALRIAGGAALALCVIPGLPKLPFLLVGAAVLIAAQRLKDPVPEDEEAAAVAAGEAPEMPPADSPEQLLGEMRVDPLELALSPDLVDLVDASSGDLLDRVRALRRKMAMELGVIMPPVRTRDDLDLPLSSYAIRISGVDAGSGEAPPGTVLAIGDGLQGLPGKAGVEPVFGLPGKWVPSELHYQAELSGATVVDRASVIITHLAEVVRSNASRLLSREDVRALTEMVKRTHPVVVEELTPAVLSLGQIQKVLQALLDEGVPIRDLVRIFEALSLRAKVSVDQDSLVEAARAALGPAIAAQYTTAGRLTVITLDPMLEQQLLESLRPSETGAFMAIDGMRAEAIVSEAARLTETAEQQGLAPVLACSPQLRLPLMRLLRAGSRRVQVLSYGEISGSTAQIETIGVVNGAYAGAA from the coding sequence GTGAAGAACCGCAACATCAGCCGCCTTGCCATACCCGTCGGGGTCATTGGCATCATCCTCATGATGGTCGTGCCCATGCCGACCGTCCTGTTGGACACGCTGATCGCGCTCAACATCACGGCGGCCCTGCTGATCCTGCTGGTCAGCATGTTCGTGCAGAAGCCGCTCGACTTCTCGGTGTTCCCGGCGCTGCTGCTGGTGGCCACCCTGTTCCGCCTCGCGCTCAACATCAGCGCGACCCGTCTGGTGCTGCGCGACGGCGACGCCGGCAAGGTCATCCACGCGTTCGGCAGCTTCGTCGTCGGTGGCAACCTCGTCATCGGTCTGGTCATCTTCCTGATCCTGGTGATTGTCCAGATGGTCGTGGTAACCAAGGGCGCCGAGCGCGTGGCCGAGGTCGGCGCCCGGTTCACCCTCGACGCCATGCCGGGTAAGCAGATGGCGATCGACGCCGACCTGAACGCCGGACTGATCGACGAGGACCAGGCCAAGAAGCGCCGTGCCGAGGTGGCGGCCGAGGCCGAGTTCTACGGCGCCATGGACGGTGGCTCCAAGTTCGTCAAGGGCGACGCCATCGCCGCCATCATCATCACGCTGATCAACCTCGTCGGCGGGTTCGCGATCGGCGTGGCCCAGCAGGGCATGGCGGCCGGCGACGCGATGAACCACTACAGCCTGCTGAGCATCGGCGACGGCCTGGTCTCGCAGATCCCCGCGCTGCTGCTGTCGGTGGCCACCGGTCTGATCGTGACCCGGTCGGCGACCTCGGGCGACATGGGCTCGACGGTCACCGCCCAGCTCAGCCAGAACAAGCTCGCGCTGCGCATCGCCGGCGGCGCCGCGCTCGCCCTCTGCGTCATCCCCGGGCTGCCCAAGCTGCCCTTCCTGCTGGTCGGCGCGGCCGTCCTGATCGCCGCCCAGCGGCTCAAGGACCCGGTGCCCGAGGACGAGGAGGCAGCGGCCGTGGCGGCCGGCGAGGCGCCCGAGATGCCGCCGGCCGACTCGCCCGAGCAACTCCTCGGCGAGATGCGCGTGGACCCGTTGGAGCTGGCGCTCTCACCCGACCTGGTCGACCTGGTCGACGCCAGCAGCGGGGACCTGCTCGACCGCGTACGGGCTCTGCGCCGCAAGATGGCCATGGAGCTGGGCGTGATCATGCCGCCGGTGCGTACGCGTGACGACCTCGACCTGCCGCTGTCCTCGTACGCGATCCGGATCTCGGGGGTCGACGCCGGATCCGGTGAGGCGCCGCCGGGCACGGTGCTGGCGATCGGCGACGGCCTGCAGGGGCTGCCGGGCAAGGCCGGAGTCGAACCCGTTTTCGGCCTGCCCGGCAAGTGGGTGCCGTCCGAGCTGCACTACCAGGCCGAGTTGTCCGGCGCGACCGTCGTCGACCGGGCCAGCGTGATCATCACGCACCTGGCCGAGGTGGTTCGCAGCAACGCGAGCCGGCTGCTCAGCCGCGAGGACGTGCGCGCGCTGACCGAGATGGTCAAACGCACCCACCCCGTCGTGGTCGAGGAGCTGACCCCCGCGGTGCTCAGCCTCGGCCAGATCCAGAAAGTGCTTCAGGCGCTCCTCGACGAGGGCGTGCCGATCCGCGACCTCGTACGCATCTTCGAGGCGCTCTCCCTTCGAGCAAAGGTCTCCGTCGACCAGGACAGCCTGGTCGAGGCGGCCCGCGCGGCGCTGGGCCCCGCCATCGCGGCCCAGTACACGACCGCCGGCCGGCTCACGGTGATCACGCTCGACCCCATGCTCGAGCAGCAACTGCTCGAATCTCTGCGGCCCAGTGAGACGGGGGCCTTCATGGCGATCGACGGCATGCGTGCCGAGGCGATCGTCAGCGAGGCGGCCCGGCTCACCGAGACCGCGGAACAGCAGGGTCTGGCCCCGGTGCTGGCCTGCTCGCCACAGCTGCGGCTGCCACTGATGCGACTTCTGCGCGCCGGATCGCGCCGAGTTCAGGTGTTGTCGTACGGCGAAATCTCTGGTTCCACAGCACAGATCGAGACGATTGGGGTGGTCAACGGTGCCTACGCGGGTGCTGCTTGA